The following are from one region of the Populus trichocarpa isolate Nisqually-1 chromosome 8, P.trichocarpa_v4.1, whole genome shotgun sequence genome:
- the LOC7494479 gene encoding nematode resistance protein-like HSPRO2 gives MIDLDWKAKMVSSDPPNKPPRLSSKLHVSIPAIQFRGISNTYPIPASDSVCSAYEYYLRLPELRKLWNRKEFSNWKTESILKPALQALEITFRFVSTVLSDKRPYANRREWTRRIESLTTSQIELIASIIEDEAEDSTTRGTAPIADLSSTEGVLVRDGSYAEVWKVPGETTVVNKTSEASLLPRLATWQTSEDVAQKILYSIECEMRRCPYTLGLGEPNLNGKPTLEYDTVCRPNEIHALKKSPYDHIKNQENQSVYTTHQILESWIHVAKQIIQRVTERIGSKEFSKASNDCYLIERIWKLLAEIEDLHLLMDPDDFLRLKNQLQMRSLDENSPYCFRSRELVEITKSCKELKHKVPEVLGVEVDPKGGPRIQEAAMRLYSEKKEFQKVYLLQALQAIEGALKRFFYAYQQVLVVAIGSLEAKGNGVLVSSESCDSLTQLFLEPTYFPSLDAAKTFLGESWSHEQPNRVERRSRRMQ, from the coding sequence ATGATAGATTTAGATTGGAAAGCAAAAATGGTATCCTCCGATCCCCCGAACAAACCCCCCAGACTCTCTAGCAAGCTACATGTCTCCATCCCGGCTATACAGTTTCGTGGCATCTCAAATACCTACCCGATTCCCGCTTCCGACTCTGTTTGTTCAGCTTACGAGTACTATCTCCGCCTCCCAGAGCTACGAAAGCTATGGAACCGAAAAGAGTTCTCGAATTGGAAAACAGAGTCTATACTAAAACCAGCTTTACAAGCTCTAGAAATCACTTTCCGCTTCGTTTCGACGGTTTTATCCGACAAAAGACCGTACGCGAACCGGAGAGAATGGACACGGAGGATCGAGTCACTCACCACCTCTCAGATCGAGTTAATCGCGTCCATCATCGAAGATGAAGCAGAAGATAGCACAACGCGTGGCACGGCTCCAATCGCGGACTTGAGCTCAACGGAAGGTGTTCTGGTTAGAGATGGGAGTTACGCGGAGGTATGGAAGGTTCCGGGCGAAACCACGGTGGTCAATAAAACCAGCGAGGCAAGCCTGCTCCCTAGGCTCGCCACGTGGCAGACATCTGAAGACGTAGCACAGAAAATCCTGTACTCCATCGAGTGCGAGATGAGACGGTGCCCATACACACTAGGACTCGGCGAGCCAAACCTTAACGGAAAACCAACCCTGGAATACGACACTGTTTGCAGGCCGAACGAAATCCACGCCCTCAAAAAGAGTCCGTACGATCACATCAAGAACCAGGAAAACCAATCGGTGTACACCACGCATCAAATCCTAGAGTCATGGATACATGTGGCAAAACAAATTATCCAGCGCGTAACAGAAAGAATTGGAAGCAAAGAATTTTCAAAAGCATCAAATGACTGCTATTTAATCGAGAGAATCTGGAAACTTCTAGCAGAAATTGAAGACTTGCATCTACTAATGGATCCAGATGATTTTTTGAGACTTAAAAATCAGTTACAGATGCGATCATTAGACGAAAACTCTCCGTATTGTTTTAGATCGAGGGAGTTGGTGGAGATAACGAAATCGTGCAAGGAACTGAAGCACAAGGTGCCGGAAGTTTTGGGTGTTGAAGTGGACCCAAAAGGTGGGCCCAGGATACAAGAAGCAGCCATGAGGTTGTACAGTGAAAAAAAGGAGTTTCAGAAGGTTTATTTGCTTCAGGCTTTGCAGGCAATTGAGGGTGCTCTAAAGAGGTTCTTTTATGCGTATCAACAGGTGCTAGTTGTTGCTATAGGGAGTTTGGAGGCCAAAGGGAATGGGGTTTTGGTGAGTTCAGAGAGTTGTGACTCGTTGACTCAGTTGTTCCTTGAACCTACTTATTTTCCTAGTTTGGATGCTGCTAAGACTTTTCTGGGAGAGTCTTGGAGTCATGAACAACCTAATAGGGTGGAGAGACGGAGTCGGAGGATGCAGTGA